DNA from Nitrospira sp.:
TGATCGATCACGGGCGTGAGGCCGACTCCCGCCTCGTCGAGCATGGCTTGCAGCGTTTGTCCGGCCTGATTGTGCAGGACGAATTCCCCCACCATGCGCACCATGAGTCCATCGAGTTCCCGATTCTGATCCATGATGGCCTCCCTTCTCTCCTGGAGTTGCAGCCGTCAGCTATTCAGCCGAACGTGATGCCCTGTGCGAGCGGCAGGTCCGCGCCCCAATTCACCGTGTTGGTCTGACGGCGCATGTAGGCTTTCCAAGCGTCTGAACCGGCTTCCCGTCCGCCTCCCGTTTCCTTCTCGCCGCCGAATGCCCCGCCGATTTCCGCACCGGATGTGCCGATGTTGACGTTGGCAATTCCGCAGTCGCTGCCCGCCGAGGACAGAAACCGCTCACTGTGCTGCAGTCTTGTGGTGAACAGGGCCGATGAGAGGCCCTGCGGCACATCGTTCTGGAGGCGGATAGCTTCGTCGATGGTCCGGAAGGGCATGACAGAGAGGATCGGGGCGAAGGTCTCACGCTGGACCACGGGCCAGTGGTTCTGTGCGAGTACGATCGTCGGTTCGACGAAATGTCCGGGCCGCTGGAGCACCTGTCCGCCGTAGAGAATCTTGCCGCCTTCCTTTTTAATCTCGTCGATGGCGGCACGGAAGGTGTCGACTGCGGCCTGATCGATCAGCGGGCCCATCAGGACGTCAGGCTCCAGGGGGTTGCCTATGTGGATGTGCGCATAGGCGTTTACGAGTGCGGCCGTTACCTCCTCATAGCGAGATTCGTGGACGAGCAGGCGTCTGGTTGTTGTGCAGCGCTGGCCGGCGGTGCCTACGGCTCCGAAGAGAATGGCGCGCACGGCGATATTAAGGTCTGCGGTCTCATCGATGATGATGGCGTTGTTGCCGCTGAGTTCGAGCAGCGCCCGCCCCAATCGGCTGCCGACGGTTGATGCGATCCGGCGGCCGACCGCCGCCGATCCTGTGAACGAGATGAGAGGCAGGCGCGGGTCCTGGACCATGGTCTCGGCCAGGCTGGATTGATCCGTGACGAAGAGCGAGAACACGCCGTGACAGCCCTGCTGCTGCATCGCACGATTGCAGATCTGTTGAACCGCGATTGCACAGAGCGGAGCCTTGGGGGATGGTTTCCAGATGACGGTATCTCCGGCGATCGCGGCCAGGAAGGCGTTCCATGCCCAGACGGCCACGGGGAAATTGAAAGCGGTAATCACCCCAACGGGGCCGAGAGGGTGCCACTGTTCGGACATGCGATGCGCCGGCCGTTCGGAGTGCATCATCGTCCCATAGAGCATGCGCGATTGCCCGACTGCGAAATCGGCCATGTCGATCATCTCCTGAACTTCGCCGTCTCCTTCAGCTTTGATCTTGCCGACTTCCAGAGCGATCAAGGTGCCGAGGTCATCCTTCTTCTCTCTAAGTGCCTGGCCGATGAGTCTCACGAGTTCCCCGCGTTTCGGTGCCGGGACCATTCTCCATGATTTGAATACATCAACCGAATTTTTCGCTATGCTGCTGTAATCATCTGATGAACATGGCACTACTCTGGATATCGTTTCTCCTGTTGCCGGGTCAATCGATGGCAATAAAGGCCTGTTGGATTGACCTGACCACCACCCTGAACCAGTGCTTCCGCCTGGGTTGACCGCTTGAATACCAAGCTCCTTGAGGGCGGTTTTGATTGTGCTCATCGGAAGCATGCTCCAAAGTCGTTGGCGAGGAAGTTCTTCAGCGAAATGGATTCCTGTGTGACAAAGCCATGGTAATGGGTTGGATCGCGCAGGACGAGGTCCAGCACCGTGCAGAGGCTGGAAGCGGTCGTGACTTGAATCGCCGACCAGAGCCTGCCCTTGATGCATTGAGGGTAAACCTTCTTGACGTAGTTCTCTTCAAAGAATCCCCCCTCTTTGGTCCCGGTGACCGAGGCGTAGATCAGGACGACATCCTGGAGGGTTTGCGGAACGGCGTGCTCCAGTACTCGCTTGAGCGTGTCCCGGTCTTCGTTTAGCTTCAGGTCCTTCATCAGGAGATGGATCTTTTCGCAATGCCCCGGATAGCGCAACGTCTTGTAATTCATCGTCTGCACTTGCCCGGCATAGGTATCTGCCAGCGTGCCCAATCCTCCGGATGTGTTGAAGGCCTCGTAGAGTAGACCGTCCAGCTCGATGGTCTCATAACCCTCCAGCGGCTGGAGCGGTACTTTCTCGCCCTCTTCGATGCCGTAGCACAGGTTGCCGTATTCATTGATCAAGCCATCGGTCGACCAGGTCAGCGAGTATTTCAGCGCATTGCTGGGATGGACCGGCAGCGCGCCGACGCGCATCTTCACGGTGTCCAGCTTCTGGAAATGCGTCATGAGGTCGTGCGTCACAATGCTGATGAACCCCGGCGCCAGGCCGCACTGCGGCAGGAAGGCTTGGGAGGCGCCGGCGCTCAACACGCGAATCTGACTGGTCACCTCGATGTCTTCGGTCAGATCGAAGTAATGGACGCCGTGAGTCAGGGCCAGCCCCGCCACGGTGGGGTTACAGAAATAGGGGAGACTGGAGACGATCGCATCGACGGGATGCGTCGAGAGGTACGTGCTGACCATGTCCGGGTGGCGGACGTCGAGGAGGCAGGGAGTCACTCGCTCAAGTTTGAGATCCGCGACGAGGCGGCTCGCTCCGTCCAGATTCACATCGCCGAGATGCACCTCGTAACGGCCGTGTTGAGAGAGCAGGCCTACAATGAGCGAACCGATCTTTCCTCCACCGAGGACCAGTACTCGATACATAATGCGCCTCTCGTATTCTCAGTATACTCCTCTCCGGGACATTCATCAGCCGTCCAGTCTTGACAGGTGAAGGGTGGCCCTAGTACCGTTTCGCGTTTTTTGAGGTGTTCATGACGATTGCTCAAGGAACTATTCATGGAATCATTCTCGGTCGAGCCCACGTCGCCTTCTGCTCCGTTTTCCCATTCTGTCGAGGATCGGCCCGCCTGGCTGAGTGTTGACCTTCGATTCGTCATTGCGACAGTCATCGTCTTCAGTGCGGTGGTGGCGACCACGATTCGATTCAGCCACGAGGTGTTTGACCCGCTGGCCGATGCGCTGAAGATTCAAGGGTGGGCCGCGATTATCGCGCGTCCCAGTCTTCTCTGGTTTACGATGGGCATGGCGCTCATCGTCATTCGGACGTTGCTCTGGGTGCGGTATCATCCGGTGGCCGCGGTCTCTCATGATGAGGCGCCGCGGATGTCGATTATTATTCCCGCGTATAACGAAGGGGCGATGGTGCGGAAGGCGGTGGACGCCTGCGCGCGGGCCGAATATCCAAGAGGGCGTCTAGAGATCATCGTGATCGATGACGGCAGCACAGATGACACCTGGAGGCACGTGGACGCGGCGCAGCGGGAGCGCCCTGACCTTGTGCAGACGATCCGGCTTCCGGTGAATGCCGGGAAACGGGCCGCGCTCGCGGCCGGGTTTGCCAAGGCGACAGGGGAGATTCTCGTAACGGTCGATTCCGACAGTCTGGTCGAACGAGGCGCACTGCTGGCGATCGCCGGCCCGTTCCGGAATGAACGTGTCGGTGCGGTGGCGGGCAAGGTCTGTGTGCTGAACCGGTTTCAGTCGGTTCTGCCGCGTATGTTGCACGTTCGGTTTGTGCTCTCGTTCAATTTTCTGCGCAGCGTGCAGTCGACGTACGGTACCGTCTATTGCTGCCCGGGGGCCTTGTCAGCCTATCGTGCGTCGGTCGTGCAGGCGCTGGTTCCGGCCTGGTTGCAGCAGCGGTTTCTCGGCGAGGTGTGTACGATCGGGGAGGATCGGGCGTTGACGAACGACGTGCTGGCCGCCGGCTATCGGGCGGTGTACCAGCGTACTGCCGTGGTGCAGACGCTGGCGCCGGAGACCTATCGGAAACTGTGTCGAATGTTCCTGCGGTGGGACCGCAGCTATATTCGGGAAGAAATACGGCTCTGGAAGATTATGTGGACACTGCCGTTCCCGGCGATGGCCTTGACGTTGATCGAGACGACGGTCACAAATCTCCGGTATCCGGTCGCCTATAGTTCGCTGGGATTGATGCTCTATTTAAGTGTGCAGGATCCGCTGACCGTCGTCCGTTTGTTGATCTCCATCGGCATCGTATCCATTTTTTATTCGCTCTATTTCCTCCATAGCGAACGTTCCCGCGAATTCTTCTATGGCGTTCTCTATGCCTATTTTCATTTCGTGAGCCTTCTGTGGATTTTCCCCTATGCGCTGGCGACGGTGCGAAATCGTTCCTGGATGACCCGCTAGGTCTGACGCAGGTCAGCCTGTCTTGTTGGCCGGTGAGTCGAATGCGCGACTTCCGCCAGTTGTTCATTCCCATCAGCAAGGGGGACCGGTATACTAGCCGCCAGTGTTGTCGCGCACAGGGCCAATAAGAAACGGGGAGGGAAAGAATGGACTATCGAAAAGGTTGGGTCAGTGTCGGCATGATGGTGCTGCTGCTCTGTGTGTTGGGTGGGGTTGGTGGAGCCGTGTCGTCCGTTTGTGCCGACGAACCGGTTGTCGACCTGAATAGTCCCGAGGCGATCCGCCATACGCTCGAGCAGCAGGCGGGCAAGCGAGTAAAGCTGAAACTTCAATCCGGACAGGAGTTGGAAGGCAAAATCTCCAAGGTCGGATCCCATGTCGTTGTCGTCAGCGAGCTCAGCGGGATGGAGTTTTTCGATGCGACGGTGCGGGTCGATCAAGTCGCCGCGGTCATCGTCCGGGTTCGCACGAAGTAGGCGTGCTGTCCAGAAGTCTGCTGGGCGGTTTGCCGGCTCTCGAATGTCCTGATGATGGAGGCTGAGTCTTGCGGCTTAGCCTAGCCGAGCCGAGCCCGACCATGGGGGGTGGTGAGATCCTGATCGGGACCGACCGGGACGATGCGGGTAGGGTTGATGTCGTCATGCGTGACGTAGTAGTGCCGCTTGATATGGTCGAAATTGACGGTCTCGGCGATGCCGTCAGTTTGGTAGAGATCCTTGAGATAGCCGAAGAGGTTCGGATAGTCGATGATGCGGCGAATGTTGCATTTGAAGTGGCCGTGATAGACCGCATCGAACCGGACCAGGGTGACGAACAGCCGCCAGTCGGATTCGACGAATTCCGAGCCGAAGAGATAACGTTGATGCGCCAGCCGCGCATCGAGGCTATCCAGCGCATCGAATAGCCGATGCACCGCTTTCTCATAAGCCTGCTGTGACGTCGCGAATCCTGCCCGGTAGACTCCATCGTTGACGTTTTCGTACAGAAAGGAATTGAGATCGTCGATCTCTTTGCGAAGACCTTCCGGATAGAGATCGATCGGGCTCTCGGTGAAGCGATTGAACTCGCTATTGAAGATACGCATGAGATCGTCGTCGGAGTTGGTGACGATGCGGGTGGTCGCCCGGTCCCACAGGGCCGGCACGGTAATGCGTCCGATATAGTGCGGATCGGTGGCCTTGTAGGCCTCACTCAGAAAGTGGAATCCATTGACGGGGTCGGGTGAATGTCCCGGGCCTTCGCGAAAGGCCCATCCCCTCTCGTCGCGAATCGGGTCGACGGCGGTCAGTCCGATAATCCCCTCCAGTCGTTTGAGCTTCCGCACGATAATGGTGCGATGCGCCCAGGGACAGGCCCAAGACACATAGAGATGATAGCGGCCGGCTTCGGCTGGATAGCCGGAACTTCCGGTGGAGGTCACGTAGTGGCGAAAGGCATCAGCCTGACGTGTGAACTCGCCTTCGCCGGATTGCTCATCGGGAAACTGCGCCTGGATTGTCACGTTGCATCCGCTCCTGGTCGGTCGAAAAGTTACTGGTCGCATTATCGCATAGGTCTGTCTTCCTGGGGCAGGTTTCTAAGCTGTTGCCTGCTGGTTGGAGAGCGGTTGCAGCCAAGGGCGGCGTTCAGTAAAGTAACAAAATATGAGGGCTGAACCAAATCGTTCAGCGAGCTCCGGTTTGAGGACGGGATAAGCGGATAGCAGGGAGATGCACATGGATCGCAGGAAGCTTGTGACGGCGGGACTCTTAGTCTGGTACGTTGCGGTGTCCGTATGGATGGCGCAGGCGCCGGCCGACCCCCAGTTCTGGTTGATCGCGAGTATTCTGCCGGCGCTGTTCGTCGTCGTGCTGATCGCGACCTACCGGCACTTGCCCATGTCACCGGCTTCCTATGGCCTCATCACAGCGTTTCTCACGCTGCATACCATCGGTGTTCACTATACCTACGCGGAAGTGCCGGTCGGCTTGTGGATGGATCAAGTCCTGCACCTCGGACGCAATCATTTCGATCGGATCGTGCATTTCAGTTTCGGATTTCTGCTCGCCTATCCCATGGAAGAGTTGTTTCGCCTCAGTGCGACTGTCCAGGGGTGGGTGGTGTACTATCTTCCGGTTATGACCGTTCTTGGACTGAGCGGACTCTGGGAAATTATTGAATCATGGGTAGCCAGCGCCGTGCATCCCGAGTTGGGCGCGACCTACTTGGGTTCGCAGGGGGACATCTGGGACGCCCAGAAGGACATGGCCGCGGCGCTCTACGGAGCCCTGCTCTGCGTGTCGATCCTTATGGTGGTTCGGGCGTTGAGAGGAGCCCGGTCCGAGCTTCAAACCGAGCTAGCTGAATAATCTCCATATGAACGCCGGGGTGACAGGGCCGCACGGCGCGGAATCAAGAAACCGCCATTTCCTTCTTGGGTTGGTGCTTGCCTACGGTGTGTTCTGGATTTGGTTGGCGATCGATCCCCTGAACCGCAGGGACTGGCTGCTGGAAAATCTGCTGGTGCTCACCCTAATTCCTCTGCTGCTCCTCACGTATCGCCGCTTCGAGTTCTCCCTCACGTCCTACTGTCTGATCGGTTTGTTCTTGGTGCTCCACGCCTTCGGCGCCCACTACACCTACGCCGAAGTGCCGCTGGGGTTCTGGCTCAAAGATCTCTGGGCTTTGAGTCGCAATCCATTCGATCGCATCGCACATTTTGCGTACGGCGCGTTGCTGGTGTTTCCCATTCGTGAATTGCTCGTGCGTCAGACCGGCCTGCGGGGTCGGTGGGCCTATGCATTGCCTGTCTGTATCGTGCTGGCGCAGAGCGGTTTCTTCGAAGTGCTGGAAGCGATCGTGGCGATGATCGTCAGTCCCGAATTGGGAAATATCTATCTCGGAACTCAGGGAGATGAGTGGGATGCCCAACATGACATGGCGGCGGCCCTGGGTGGCTCGGTCCTGGCCATGGGTATCGTGTTCGCGTTGCGCGTGGCTCTCAAGCCCAAGGCAAATTCCTCACCCCAGTGATCCGCTTCAGTTATTTTACAGGCGCTGGTGCATTTCACCACGGTCCGTATTTCTTTCCCGTAGCATAATGCCTCGGGATTTTCTTTGATTGCCGCAAAAACCAGGCTTTTGTCAGGCACGTGTCATGCTGATTCCAGAGAGGGGAGATCTATGAGAAAGCGTCCGTCGATGGTAGCTGGCGCAGAAAGAGGGGGAGCGCGTGCGAACCGCGGCAGAGTCTGTCGAGGGTTGTCTACGTTCGGACTGATGGTGGTGTTGAGCGCTGCCGCTGTGGCTTGCGAGAAGCCGTCCGATCGGACGGTTGAGGTCAAGACAGCGGCAGATGCCCTTCCTGGCGTGCTCCATCTCACACAAGAAGAACTTGCGAGGAGCGTCATCGAGGTGTCCCCTGTCGGCCGGGGGCAGTTGCGCGTGCCGCGGGAGTTCACCGCGACCGTTCAATCCAATGAAAACGAACTGGCCGAGGTCACCACGCTGATTCGTGGGCGGGTCGTGAAAGTGTATGTGGATGTCGGACAGGATGTGAAGAAAGATACGCTGTTGGCGCTGCTTCACAGCACCGATCTCGGTGTGACTGAGGGGGCCTATCTGAAAGCGGTGGCGCAGCTGCACGAGGCGGAGCTGGCCTATGAGCGTGCCAGGGATTTGCATGAGCATAAGGCGGTGAGTCTGGCCGAATTGCAACGCCGCGAGGCCGAGATGAAAACGGCGCGGGCCGAGGCCCGTGAAACGCAGAACCGCCTGGAGCTGCTCGGTGTGCCACGGCAGGAAGTCGAGCGCCTGCATCGCGAACATACGATCAAAGCGGATGTGCCGTTGCGGGCGCCGTTCGACGGCCGGGTCATCATGCGCAATATCACCAGAGGCGAGGTCGTCGAGACGAATCAGAAGTTCTTCACCGTCGCCGATCTTTCGGATGTGTGGGTGGTCGGCAATGTGCCGGAGAAGGACGTGCAATTCATCCGCAAGGATCAGAAGGTCGACGTCATCGTGCCCGCGTATCTCCACGCCATCTTTCCCGGCACGATCACCTATATCAGCGATGTGCTTGACCCGGCGACCAGGACGATGCGCCTGCGGGTGACGGTGCCGAATCCCGACCATATGTTAAAGCCGGAAATGTTTGCCACGGTCCGTGTCTATGCCGCGCCCAATCCCGATGCCTTGACCATCCCGTTGGCCGCCGTCCAAAACGGCCCGAACGGCAAGATGGCATTCGTCCGGCGAGGAGCGAACGACTTTGACGTGCGGACCGTCAAGTTGGGGCTGGAGCGGGGGGATCTCGTGACGGTGCTAGAAGGGCTGTCGGAGGGCGAGCCCGTGGTGACGAGAGGATCGTTCATGCTCAAGTCAGAAATGGAACGGCATAAGATCGAGCCTGTGCCATGATTGCCTCGCTACTCGAGTTTTCCCTTCGCCAGCGGATCCTCATTTTGGGGCTGGCCTGTCTCTTGTCTGTCGCGGGCCTCTGGGCCTTCCAATCGATTCCGATCGACGCCTATCCCGATGTGACCAATATCCAGGTGCAGGT
Protein-coding regions in this window:
- a CDS encoding glycosyltransferase, whose translation is MESFSVEPTSPSAPFSHSVEDRPAWLSVDLRFVIATVIVFSAVVATTIRFSHEVFDPLADALKIQGWAAIIARPSLLWFTMGMALIVIRTLLWVRYHPVAAVSHDEAPRMSIIIPAYNEGAMVRKAVDACARAEYPRGRLEIIVIDDGSTDDTWRHVDAAQRERPDLVQTIRLPVNAGKRAALAAGFAKATGEILVTVDSDSLVERGALLAIAGPFRNERVGAVAGKVCVLNRFQSVLPRMLHVRFVLSFNFLRSVQSTYGTVYCCPGALSAYRASVVQALVPAWLQQRFLGEVCTIGEDRALTNDVLAAGYRAVYQRTAVVQTLAPETYRKLCRMFLRWDRSYIREEIRLWKIMWTLPFPAMALTLIETTVTNLRYPVAYSSLGLMLYLSVQDPLTVVRLLISIGIVSIFYSLYFLHSERSREFFYGVLYAYFHFVSLLWIFPYALATVRNRSWMTR
- a CDS encoding DUF2238 domain-containing protein, with the translated sequence MDRRKLVTAGLLVWYVAVSVWMAQAPADPQFWLIASILPALFVVVLIATYRHLPMSPASYGLITAFLTLHTIGVHYTYAEVPVGLWMDQVLHLGRNHFDRIVHFSFGFLLAYPMEELFRLSATVQGWVVYYLPVMTVLGLSGLWEIIESWVASAVHPELGATYLGSQGDIWDAQKDMAAALYGALLCVSILMVVRALRGARSELQTELAE
- a CDS encoding DUF2238 domain-containing protein, whose translation is MNAGVTGPHGAESRNRHFLLGLVLAYGVFWIWLAIDPLNRRDWLLENLLVLTLIPLLLLTYRRFEFSLTSYCLIGLFLVLHAFGAHYTYAEVPLGFWLKDLWALSRNPFDRIAHFAYGALLVFPIRELLVRQTGLRGRWAYALPVCIVLAQSGFFEVLEAIVAMIVSPELGNIYLGTQGDEWDAQHDMAAALGGSVLAMGIVFALRVALKPKANSSPQ
- a CDS encoding saccharopine dehydrogenase C-terminal domain-containing protein; the protein is MYRVLVLGGGKIGSLIVGLLSQHGRYEVHLGDVNLDGASRLVADLKLERVTPCLLDVRHPDMVSTYLSTHPVDAIVSSLPYFCNPTVAGLALTHGVHYFDLTEDIEVTSQIRVLSAGASQAFLPQCGLAPGFISIVTHDLMTHFQKLDTVKMRVGALPVHPSNALKYSLTWSTDGLINEYGNLCYGIEEGEKVPLQPLEGYETIELDGLLYEAFNTSGGLGTLADTYAGQVQTMNYKTLRYPGHCEKIHLLMKDLKLNEDRDTLKRVLEHAVPQTLQDVVLIYASVTGTKEGGFFEENYVKKVYPQCIKGRLWSAIQVTTASSLCTVLDLVLRDPTHYHGFVTQESISLKNFLANDFGACFR
- a CDS encoding efflux RND transporter periplasmic adaptor subunit, which translates into the protein MRKRPSMVAGAERGGARANRGRVCRGLSTFGLMVVLSAAAVACEKPSDRTVEVKTAADALPGVLHLTQEELARSVIEVSPVGRGQLRVPREFTATVQSNENELAEVTTLIRGRVVKVYVDVGQDVKKDTLLALLHSTDLGVTEGAYLKAVAQLHEAELAYERARDLHEHKAVSLAELQRREAEMKTARAEARETQNRLELLGVPRQEVERLHREHTIKADVPLRAPFDGRVIMRNITRGEVVETNQKFFTVADLSDVWVVGNVPEKDVQFIRKDQKVDVIVPAYLHAIFPGTITYISDVLDPATRTMRLRVTVPNPDHMLKPEMFATVRVYAAPNPDALTIPLAAVQNGPNGKMAFVRRGANDFDVRTVKLGLERGDLVTVLEGLSEGEPVVTRGSFMLKSEMERHKIEPVP
- a CDS encoding aldehyde dehydrogenase family protein, whose protein sequence is MSTIKTALKELGIQAVNPGGSTGSGWWSGQSNRPLLPSIDPATGETISRVVPCSSDDYSSIAKNSVDVFKSWRMVPAPKRGELVRLIGQALREKKDDLGTLIALEVGKIKAEGDGEVQEMIDMADFAVGQSRMLYGTMMHSERPAHRMSEQWHPLGPVGVITAFNFPVAVWAWNAFLAAIAGDTVIWKPSPKAPLCAIAVQQICNRAMQQQGCHGVFSLFVTDQSSLAETMVQDPRLPLISFTGSAAVGRRIASTVGSRLGRALLELSGNNAIIIDETADLNIAVRAILFGAVGTAGQRCTTTRRLLVHESRYEEVTAALVNAYAHIHIGNPLEPDVLMGPLIDQAAVDTFRAAIDEIKKEGGKILYGGQVLQRPGHFVEPTIVLAQNHWPVVQRETFAPILSVMPFRTIDEAIRLQNDVPQGLSSALFTTRLQHSERFLSSAGSDCGIANVNIGTSGAEIGGAFGGEKETGGGREAGSDAWKAYMRRQTNTVNWGADLPLAQGITFG
- a CDS encoding glutathione S-transferase family protein, translated to MTIQAQFPDEQSGEGEFTRQADAFRHYVTSTGSSGYPAEAGRYHLYVSWACPWAHRTIIVRKLKRLEGIIGLTAVDPIRDERGWAFREGPGHSPDPVNGFHFLSEAYKATDPHYIGRITVPALWDRATTRIVTNSDDDLMRIFNSEFNRFTESPIDLYPEGLRKEIDDLNSFLYENVNDGVYRAGFATSQQAYEKAVHRLFDALDSLDARLAHQRYLFGSEFVESDWRLFVTLVRFDAVYHGHFKCNIRRIIDYPNLFGYLKDLYQTDGIAETVNFDHIKRHYYVTHDDINPTRIVPVGPDQDLTTPHGRARLG